The window GTCATCACACTCCTCAAAGGAAAGCTTAGTTACTATTCCAGGTGCTATATTAAAATACGTACTGTCAATTATAATGACCATATCCCCATCTTCTATTTGGTCTAGACAATACATATAATCCGTCTCCCCAACTATTACCTTCACATTATCTCCAAGGTCCTTCCCTTTCTCAATAATACTTTCTACAATTCTAACGCCTATAGCATCATCTGATAGTAGGATATTACCTATGCCAAAAATCTTAATCATACTAAATTAATTTCAAATGGGGAGTACCTATCACTTGTAATATGTGCTGCACAGTTAAGGCATGGGTCAAAACTCCTAACTATTCTTCCTATCTCCACTGGATGCTGAACATTGTTAATAGTAGTCCCTATAAGAGCTTGTTCCACTGTTCCTAGAACACCCTTTTCATCTGTTGGTCCTAAATTCCAAGTAGATGGTGGTATGAGAGTATAGTTAGCTATTTTTCCTCCTGATATGTTAACCCAGTGACCAAGTGTGCCCCTTGAAGCATCTGTGAGCCCTACTCCAAATGCCTTCTCTGGTACTTTCCACTTTTCTTGATATGGTGGCCCTAGCTTTACAACTGCTAAAAGAGATTCTATACATTCACATATTTTTCTAGCTTCCAGCGCCCTTGCTATAATTCTATCCATTACAGAGACACCCCTTGTGTAAATCCCTGATAAAATCATTCTTGCAAGTGGTCCTCCCTCCATAGCATGTCCTTTATACCTTGCAGCTGCAACCCAGCTATATGCACCTTCTTTATATGCATTTGGACTTGGAGGAGGAGCTGTTCCAGGTTTACTTGTTTGATTACCTGTTTCAGGGATTAGCCAAGAATTCTTAATGCTTTCTGTAATATTGTTTCTATCAAATTCCTCTCTTATATACTGATTAGTGCTAGATTTTAATATAACTCCAGGTGATACATACTTAACTGGAAACTTAGGATTATCATATAATCCATAACTCATAAAATTCTGAGGTCCAGCCCCCATTGTGTAATAATCTTTGTAGTAGCTAGCTATAATATTAATGTCCTCAAGTAAGTTCCCCTCTATAAACTCTTTGATTTCCCTAACTGTATATAAACACGCCTGCATTTGCTGCACATTCATATCTATAGTTGTGCCACCTACAAAGATCCCATGACCATGTGGTACTTTACCAATAATTGTAGCCGCAGCTCTATGTGCATCTCGACTATATTTAACAGCCTTAACATAATCTCCATTTAGCTTTGCTGTAATATTAATAGGCAATCTATAATCTGCATCATTTGGTGATATTGTTTTATAAAGAGGGCTTACATTATCTATTTGAACAAAGTCAGGAAGAGTAAAAAAGTATATCTGCCTTAAATGATTTTGAAGAAACTCAAAGCCATTTGCAATCTCACGTACTACAACTCCATTAAAATCCGGTGCCACATTAAGTGCATTCTCAAGGGCAAGTGTTGCGGCTAGTGTATGGTGGGTTGAACATATTCCACATACTCTAGGGGATAGCCATATAGCATCAAGCGGATCTCTTCCTTGAAACATTTTCTCAAAACCTCTAAACTGTCCTCCACTACTTTTGGCACTAACTACCTTATTTCCCTCAACCTCTACCTCAATCTTCAAAAGTCCACTTACCCTAGTTACAGGGTCAATTACAATTTTCATATCTATACCCCTCCATAATGAACAAATGGCTCGTTTTTATCTGGGAAATCAGGTCCTGTACAGCCTATACATGTTGTATTTACCCCAACAGGCCAAAACTCTGTTTGATTCCATCTAACTCTAGGACAATCCGCCTTAGTTTTAGGTCCTCTGCACCCTAGCATAAACATACACTCAGAATCTCCTAGCTTCTGGGCAAATATTCCCTTATCAAAGAATGGTCTTCTTTCACATAGGTCATGAATAGTCTTTCCATAATATGCAATTGGCCTTCCATCACTATCAAGCTGAGGTATTCCAAATGAAACTAGATATCCTATAGTTCCAAGGCTCCAAATAGGGTTCGTTGGACATCCAGGCAATTTTATAACATCATTTCTTCCTAAAAATTCAGGAATACTTACAGCCTCAGTTACATTAGGTCTAGCTGCTGTAGGTCCTCCATAGCACGCACATGTTCCTATAGCTATAATGTGTTTTGCTTTTTTTGCAAGCATTGCTGTTATTTCAGCGGCTGTTATTTCCTTCCCCTTATATGTAGCAACCCTTGTACATAGTCCATTATCTTTTTTAGGAATTGCACCACAAATCATAAATATAAAATCTGTATCCATTAAAGCCATGACCCTCTCGTAGGCTACTTCTCCCTCATCTCCAGATATAGTTCCTAAAAATGTTAGGTTAACTAAATTCTTAAGAAAATATAGAACATCAGGGCTTTCTGCATCTAATAGAGATATAATCTGGCCAAAGCATCCTGATGTTTCAAGCCATATAGCATTAGGCTTTTTTACTTTTCCTAAATTTATATCATTAATTGCTCTTTTTATATAAGCATTTGCAAGTCCATCTGGATTACTATTAAGTCTAGGGCATGAAAAGTCATTATCCATATATACTCCCTCCTATACCACATATATATGAAAACCCCCTTAAGGTAATAACACCTTAAGGAGGTAAAATTCTTAGCACCCAAACATAGCCTTATGCCTAATATAATTTCTCTTAAACCTCTCAATATGTTCATTAAGAAGTTCATCTAAAGTTTTACCCTTTATCTTTTGAGTTTTAGCTACACTTAAACATGGAATATTATCAGCAAGCATCATGAAAATAGTCCTAAACCCATCAACAAATAAATCCATTGTCTGCTCAGGAGATAAATCCCTTGTCATATCTACAACTTTTAAGAAGCCAACTTTAAAATCTTCTAAAATACTATCCATCTCTATTTTAAGCTTATCAGAACTAATAGGTCTTTTTGGAGGAGTAGAATACTTATCACACTGGAAGGTATTATAGTGAACTCTATATACATCCTTAAATTTATTAGTATGAAAAAGTAATATATCATCAAGGCCTAACCCTTGAACTCCTTCAGTTCTAATCTTTTTCATACATGGAATATTATCAACACTTAATTCAATAAATCCTCGAAGAAGCTGTATATGCATATCAAGTAACTGCTCATCTGTTACATAATCCTTATACCCTTTAGCTCTAGTAAATAAATATCCAATCATTTTCTCAAGACTTAATTTAATATCCTCTAGCTCATTTTGACTAACTTCCCTATACTGAGATAAATTAATTTCAAACTCTTCTATATCTATATAAGCAGCTGGAACAATTAACTTTTTTGGAATACTATAAAACATCCTATACTCCTTTTACATAATGACTTACATAATTATCATATTCATTCAAATTATATTATGTGAAAGAAGAGCCCTTAGATGTTACTTAGTTTTATGTTATATTAATAGTATTTAGTAATATGTTTACAGTTTTAAAAAGAGAATTGGGGGTTATTAAATGCCTGTAAAAATAGTAACTGATAGTACATCCTATATTCCAGAGAGTCTAGCTTTAGAATATGATATACAGGTTGTTTCTTTAAATGTTATTTTAAATGGGGTAGGTCATAGAGAACTTGATTTATCAAATGAAACCTTCTATATAGAAATGGAGAAGGCAAGTGAAATTCCAACCTCATCGCAACCTAATCCATCGGATTTATATAGCATATTTGAAAATATAGTTAAAGACGGAGATATAGCACTTGGAATATTTATATCCTCTAGTATGAGTGGTACATTCTCTAGCGCCCACTTAGTTCGTGATATGATTATAGAAAATTATCCAGATGCACAAACTTATATAATGGATTCCAGAACAAATTGTATGCAAATGGGGTTTATTGCACTTGAATGTGCAAAGGCTGCAAAGAATGGCAAGTCAATTGATGAGATAATATCTATTGGTAATAATGTCCTACATAATAGCAAATTCCTTTTCACACCTGATACACTAGACTACCTAAAAAAAGGTGGAAGAATAGGTGGTGCCGCTGCTTTATTCGGAAATCTTCTTCAAATTAAACCTATACTAACAGTAGTAAACGGGGAAACATCGGTATATTCAAAGGTTAGAACTAAGAAAAAGGCAGTTGAAGCAATTATTAATTCCCTTTTAAAGGATATAGATGGAAAGTCCCTTGGAGGAGTCATAGTTCATCATATTAATTGCTTTGCTGAAGGGGAAAAGATAGCAGCTAAACTTGAAGATATACTAGGAGTAAAGGTAGGCGTTCAGTCTATAGGACCTGTTATTGGACTTCATGTAGGTCCAGGAAGTGTAGGTATTGCATATTTTAAAAAATAAATCTTAATGTAACTTAAAGAATCTTTTACTTAAAAAGCCTGCTAATAAGATTAATACTTATTAGCAGGCTCTTTTTTACTTTTTCTGTTCGAATACGTAATATGTTAAATTATTAAATTCTGTTCTATATAGTTTATAATCACCTAAGGTAAAAATGATTGCTCCAACTGCCTTGCCACGGTTATCTCTTAATTCTAGATTTATCTTATCAGAGATACTAGCAATATTTATACTAACAATATCTGTATATGTAGCACCCTCTTGTACACTATTCATTATAGTAACATAGAAATATCTACTTTTTTTCATGAATTCCTTAATGTCTTGTATCATTTGTTCCATATTTTCAAAACTAGCACCTACCACAATCTACACCTCTTAAAATTAAAATTTTAATTATATATATCTGAAAACTCAATGCTAATTCTCTCTACACTACTTTGATACATTGAATTTTCAAGTCTCTCATCCTCTATATCAGTAATATAAGCTGGAAGCTCTATGATAAATTCACTTCCCTCACCGAATTTACTATTAACAGTTATTGTACCATTATGCATATCTACAAGTGACTTTACAAGTGATAAACCTATTCCACTTCCTTCTTTATTTCTAGCAAGTGTTTTGTCTACTTGTCCAAATCTATCAAATATTAGGTTTAACTTATCCTCTGGAATACCTATACCTGTATCTTTAACCGATATTTGAACCTTGTCACCTTTATCATATAAACTTACTAGAATTTCCCCGTCACTACTAACAAACTTTATAGCATTAGATAGAAGATTAAGTATTATTCTCTCAATTTTATCAGCATCAAAGGCCATTAACTTTTCCTCTATGTCAGTATCAAATATCATCTCTATACCCTTATTTCCCGCATAATCGGCTACGGATAAAGTAATATTCTCAACTACATTTACAATATCCAGGTTCTTTAGGCTAAGCTTTAAATATCCAGAGTCAACCTTTGATTGGTCAATTAAATTATTAACGAGCCTTAATAATCTATAACAGTTTTGCTTCATAGTCTTTAAATATTTACTTAAGTTTTCTTGAAATTCATTTGGAAGTTCCACTTTCTTAGGTAAATTTAATATTTGTATAGCTCCTAAAATAACATTTAAAGGAGTTTTTAGCTCATGGGATATATTTGAAAAGAACTCCATAAGTACTCTATTATACTCCTTTGTTACCTCAATATCCTTCTTTAGCGACTTTACTTCCTTGATATAACTTATATCTCTTACTATAGTTAAAATTGCTGGCTTACCCTTAAATGAAAAGTAAGCTGATCCAGACTCTATATCTAAAACTTCACCATCTGCCCGTATAATCTTCATTTGAACAAATGGTAAACTACATTTCTCATTATAAATCTCCATCGTACGATGACTGACTAATTCTTTATTATCAGTGTGCATAAAGCTAGATGTTGACATACCGATCAAATCATCTGCACTCTCAACTCCTAAAAGCTTTGCAGCTCCTTCATTAGCAAAAATATACCTTCCATCTCTATGTACCATAATAGCATCTCTTGAATACTCAACAAGCATTTCATAGCACTTTTCATTACTAATAAGAACTTCCTCTACATCTCTTCGTTTAAAAGACTCTCTTTTTAACATTTCATTTATAAATTCTAATTCCATCTCTTTAGACTTTAGGTTATTACCCATGACGAAATAGGGCCTTTTCAAACCTATTTCAACTATACCTTTATACATATAGTAGAAAGAAATAACCATCAAAATATGTCCAGTAGTATTAAACCAACTATGTATACTTTTAGAGAAAGCTAGAAGTACTTCTGATATCATACTAATAATACATGTAAGCATTATATACTTAAGTTTAAGATATTCTCTCTTCCTTCTAACCTTAAAACAAAGAATCGCTGTTAAAATATATATACTAGATATAATAACATCACTTATAATCTTAAAAACTGTTACTCCCTTTCCCACAACATAACAGCTTGGAAATATCCTAAAATAATATATAGAAAGAATCAAAGAAATAGCGATTAGTGAATAGATAGAGAAAATTGTGCTAAATTTAAATTTTTTGATAGGCTTATATAGTACTATAACTGAAACTAACATTGTAATTGCCCCAATGTATCTTCCTACAATCCAAGACTGTGTATGTACATCTGGTGATATATATCTTATTATTCCAATTCCTTTAAATGAAGCTGCATGAAATAAATTTACTATTGCTGACCAAAAGAAACCAGAACCTAAAGTTAAAAAATAATTATTACTTGATATGTCATATGTATTTACACACATTATAAATATGAATAACGCAATTACTGAAACGAAAAGCTCCACTATACTATGAAATAGTAAGTAATTCTCTATACTTATAATGACTAACCCAACTATGAAACAAGCTAAAATCCCTTGGCTAAATACTGTCTTACTACTTATAGTAATCGTACTTTTTATATTTTCCCTAGATGTTACTATAGAATTCATTGTGCCCCCCCAAAAGTCATATTACAGTGTTTTACATTAAAACACTATTAACTACCCCAAATACCTTTAATCTCACCTAAATTACATACTCTTAATACCAAATATAACATTTAATGACATCTTCATATTTTAACCTTAAGTATATCGTCTTTAAAATTATGAACTTTATGTTAATACTTACATAATACATGAATATCCATAAAAATTACAACTATAAAATTCCAATAAATATAAAAAGGTGCTTATAATATCATATTTTATCGACATTATGAGCACCTTACTAACCTTTAATAAATATTTTAATTGATCTAAATTTAATTTGTAATTTTATAATTTCTTAACATTCTATTAACTATATATATCTGAAAACTCTATACTAATTCTCTCTACACTACTTTGGTACATTGAATTTTCTAGTCCCTTATCCTCTATATCAGTAATGTAAACAGGAAATTCTATTATAAATTCACTTCCCTCACCAAATTTACTGTTAACAGTAATTGTCCCATTATGCATATCTACAAGTGACCTTACAAGTGAAAGGCCTATTCCGCTTCCCTCCTTATTTCTAGCAAGGGTCTTATCTACTTGTCCAAATCTATCAAATATTAAATTTAGCTTATCCTCTGGAATGCCTATACCAGTATCTTTAACAGAAATTGCAATAGCATCACCTTTATCATATAGGTTTACTATTATTTTACCTCCATTAGAGATAAATTTTATTGAATTAGATAAAAGATTAAGTATTATTCTTTCAATTTTATCTGCATCAAATGCCATTGTTTTTTCCTCTGTATCCGTATCAAAGATCACTTCAATTCCCTTATCATATGCATAATCTGCAACAGACAGTGTAATATTTTCAACTACACTTACTATGTCTAGGTTTTTCAAGTTAAGTTTTAGATATCCTGAATCAAGCTTTGATTGATCTATTAGATTATTTACAAGTCTTAATAATCTATAACAATTCTGTTTCATAGTTTTTAAATATCTACTTAACTTGGCCTCAAATTCATCTGGAAGCTTACTTTTACTAGGTAACCCAAGTATTTGTATTGCCCCAAGTATAACATTTAGTGGTGTTTTTAATTCATGGGATATATTTGAAAAGAATTCCATAAGAACCCTATTATATTCCTTTGTTACTTCTATATCTTTCTTCAAAGATTTTACTTCTTTTATATGACCTATATCCCTTATAATAGTTAAAATGCTAGGTTCACCTTTATATGCAAAATATGATGATCCTGCTTCAACATCTCTAACTTCTCCACTCGCTTGTAAAAGCTTCATTTGAGCAAATGGCATGCTACACTTTTTATTATAAATCTCTCTAATCCGGTGACCTGCTAAATCTCTAGTTTCTGTAGGTGTAAAATCTGATACAGCCATACCAATTAAATCATCGGAATCATTAACTTCAAAAAGCTGTGCGGCACCATCATTAGCAAAAACATATTTATCATTTCTATGTACTAAAATAGCATCCCTTGAATACTTAACAAGCATTTCATAGCATTTCTCATTACTAATAAGAATTTCCTCAACGCCTTTACGCTTACTTGATTCCACTGTTAGCATTTCATTTATAAACTGTAATTCCATATTTTTAGACCTTAAATTATTATCCATACTTAAATAAGGTCTTTTCAAACCTACTTCAACTATACCTTTATACATATAGTAACAAGCAACAGCCTTTAGAATATGTCCTGTTGCGCTTAGCCAATGACTAACACTAATATATATACTGAAAAACAATTCTGATATAACACTAATAAAGCATGATATCATAATATACTTAAGTCTTGTATCCTTTTGCCCTTTTCTCATTTTATAACAAAGAATAGCAGTTACAAAAAATATGCATGATATTATAATTTCACTATAAACTTTAAAATTAGTTAAAGTATTTCTACCGGTAAAGCACTGTGGGAATATCCTAAAATAATATATAGACAATATTAAGAAAACAGAAATTAGTGAGTATACTCCGAAAACTATACCAAAATTTAATCTCTTCATAGGTTTATTTACTAATACAACAGAAATAAGCATTGTAAATGACTCAATATATCTTGCTAAAATCCAGAACTGTGTAGGTATATCTGAAGATGTGTAACTTAATATTCCTACTCCTGGAAACACTATAATATGTAACAAATCCAAAATTGCTACCCAAAAGTATCCAGAACTTAGAACTAAAAAGTAATTATTATTTGAGATGTCATATGTGTTTATACACATGAGAAATACAAATAAGGCTATTATTGAACTAAAAAGCTCAGATGTGCTATGGAATAACAAGTAATTTTGTGTACTTAATATCCCTAAAGCAATTACAAAACAAATTATAAACCCCTGGTCAAATATCCTCTTCCGCTTAATGTTAGCAATATCCTTTAACCTTTCCTTAGATGTTACGATAGAAATCATTGTACGCCCTCCCTATAAGTCTTATTATAATAGAACTTAATCTATTATCTAATCTAAATATCCTTTTCTCATATCTTATAAGCATTATACTATTTATGGCATTATTTGTAACATTGTGTATTACTTGTATAGTTATATCGTCTTAACAATAGTAGACTTTATTATACAACTCTGACTTCTGAGTATAAGTCAACCTATAATAAATTAAAAGCTAGTACTTAATATATTTAATACATTAGTACTAGCCTTAAAAATGCAAAACTTCTTCCTACATAGCTAAAAGTTATTTAGAGTTACTTAGATAGCTTTCAACTCCCATTATAATCCCATTTGTTATTTTATCTTGATAATTTTTATCAGACATTAATCTATCCTCATTAGGATTTGATAGGAATCCCATTTCAACAATAACAGATGGAACCTTACTCCAGTTGAATCCTGTCATATCACTTCTCGGAACTATACCTCTAGATAATGAACCTGTACTTTCTTTCATCTTCTTTTCTATAAATTCAGAAGCCTTCTTACTTTCCTCTTCAATCCCCTTAGCATATTCCCCTGATGGATAGAGAATAGAGAATCCTGTAACAGCTGATGATTCATTTGAATCCGCATGTATCCTAACTACAAGATTTGCATTACTTTCGTTACCTATTTTAGCTCTATCTATATTAGTTAAGGAAACATCGTTTGTAGTTCTTGTCATAACTACATTATATCCTTTAGCTTCAAGCTTACCCTTAAGAATCATAGAAACCTCAAGGTTAAGTTCATACTCTTCCTTCTTAGTTGAAATCCCTGTTGCACCTGATGATACACCAGGCTTTTTTTCATTTGATCCAGGTGCTAATGGCTCTGGAGTAGTTATCTGTTTTCTTTGATGCCCTGGATCTATACAAATAGTATAATTTATATTTTTCTTCTCATTTGTTTGTGCTTTATTCTCTATATTTGTTACAGCATTTATTTCCGTAGCCTCACTTGCTGAAAGCTTTTTACTATTTGCTTTAGCCTTATCAAAGGCAGACATAGAATCTTCTACCTTAACATATTTA of the Clostridium cylindrosporum DSM 605 genome contains:
- a CDS encoding hydrogenase maturation protease, giving the protein MIKIFGIGNILLSDDAIGVRIVESIIEKGKDLGDNVKVIVGETDYMYCLDQIEDGDMVIIIDSTYFNIAPGIVTKLSFEECDDFLDGAFTQHEESLLKVLRSEYRHIKGYLIGVEIDNLDFGIELSSTLQENFDFICREVCKAIKVILKER
- a CDS encoding nickel-dependent hydrogenase large subunit; the encoded protein is MKIVIDPVTRVSGLLKIEVEVEGNKVVSAKSSGGQFRGFEKMFQGRDPLDAIWLSPRVCGICSTHHTLAATLALENALNVAPDFNGVVVREIANGFEFLQNHLRQIYFFTLPDFVQIDNVSPLYKTISPNDADYRLPINITAKLNGDYVKAVKYSRDAHRAAATIIGKVPHGHGIFVGGTTIDMNVQQMQACLYTVREIKEFIEGNLLEDINIIASYYKDYYTMGAGPQNFMSYGLYDNPKFPVKYVSPGVILKSSTNQYIREEFDRNNITESIKNSWLIPETGNQTSKPGTAPPPSPNAYKEGAYSWVAAARYKGHAMEGGPLARMILSGIYTRGVSVMDRIIARALEARKICECIESLLAVVKLGPPYQEKWKVPEKAFGVGLTDASRGTLGHWVNISGGKIANYTLIPPSTWNLGPTDEKGVLGTVEQALIGTTINNVQHPVEIGRIVRSFDPCLNCAAHITSDRYSPFEINLV
- a CDS encoding hydrogenase small subunit; this translates as MDNDFSCPRLNSNPDGLANAYIKRAINDINLGKVKKPNAIWLETSGCFGQIISLLDAESPDVLYFLKNLVNLTFLGTISGDEGEVAYERVMALMDTDFIFMICGAIPKKDNGLCTRVATYKGKEITAAEITAMLAKKAKHIIAIGTCACYGGPTAARPNVTEAVSIPEFLGRNDVIKLPGCPTNPIWSLGTIGYLVSFGIPQLDSDGRPIAYYGKTIHDLCERRPFFDKGIFAQKLGDSECMFMLGCRGPKTKADCPRVRWNQTEFWPVGVNTTCIGCTGPDFPDKNEPFVHYGGV
- a CDS encoding DegV family protein, whose protein sequence is MPVKIVTDSTSYIPESLALEYDIQVVSLNVILNGVGHRELDLSNETFYIEMEKASEIPTSSQPNPSDLYSIFENIVKDGDIALGIFISSSMSGTFSSAHLVRDMIIENYPDAQTYIMDSRTNCMQMGFIALECAKAAKNGKSIDEIISIGNNVLHNSKFLFTPDTLDYLKKGGRIGGAAALFGNLLQIKPILTVVNGETSVYSKVRTKKKAVEAIINSLLKDIDGKSLGGVIVHHINCFAEGEKIAAKLEDILGVKVGVQSIGPVIGLHVGPGSVGIAYFKK
- a CDS encoding MASE3 domain-containing sensor histidine kinase; its protein translation is MNSIVTSRENIKSTITISSKTVFSQGILACFIVGLVIISIENYLLFHSIVELFVSVIALFIFIMCVNTYDISSNNYFLTLGSGFFWSAIVNLFHAASFKGIGIIRYISPDVHTQSWIVGRYIGAITMLVSVIVLYKPIKKFKFSTIFSIYSLIAISLILSIYYFRIFPSCYVVGKGVTVFKIISDVIISSIYILTAILCFKVRRKREYLKLKYIMLTCIISMISEVLLAFSKSIHSWFNTTGHILMVISFYYMYKGIVEIGLKRPYFVMGNNLKSKEMELEFINEMLKRESFKRRDVEEVLISNEKCYEMLVEYSRDAIMVHRDGRYIFANEGAAKLLGVESADDLIGMSTSSFMHTDNKELVSHRTMEIYNEKCSLPFVQMKIIRADGEVLDIESGSAYFSFKGKPAILTIVRDISYIKEVKSLKKDIEVTKEYNRVLMEFFSNISHELKTPLNVILGAIQILNLPKKVELPNEFQENLSKYLKTMKQNCYRLLRLVNNLIDQSKVDSGYLKLSLKNLDIVNVVENITLSVADYAGNKGIEMIFDTDIEEKLMAFDADKIERIILNLLSNAIKFVSSDGEILVSLYDKGDKVQISVKDTGIGIPEDKLNLIFDRFGQVDKTLARNKEGSGIGLSLVKSLVDMHNGTITVNSKFGEGSEFIIELPAYITDIEDERLENSMYQSSVERISIEFSDIYN
- a CDS encoding MASE3 domain-containing sensor histidine kinase; this encodes MISIVTSKERLKDIANIKRKRIFDQGFIICFVIALGILSTQNYLLFHSTSELFSSIIALFVFLMCINTYDISNNNYFLVLSSGYFWVAILDLLHIIVFPGVGILSYTSSDIPTQFWILARYIESFTMLISVVLVNKPMKRLNFGIVFGVYSLISVFLILSIYYFRIFPQCFTGRNTLTNFKVYSEIIISCIFFVTAILCYKMRKGQKDTRLKYIMISCFISVISELFFSIYISVSHWLSATGHILKAVACYYMYKGIVEVGLKRPYLSMDNNLRSKNMELQFINEMLTVESSKRKGVEEILISNEKCYEMLVKYSRDAILVHRNDKYVFANDGAAQLFEVNDSDDLIGMAVSDFTPTETRDLAGHRIREIYNKKCSMPFAQMKLLQASGEVRDVEAGSSYFAYKGEPSILTIIRDIGHIKEVKSLKKDIEVTKEYNRVLMEFFSNISHELKTPLNVILGAIQILGLPSKSKLPDEFEAKLSRYLKTMKQNCYRLLRLVNNLIDQSKLDSGYLKLNLKNLDIVSVVENITLSVADYAYDKGIEVIFDTDTEEKTMAFDADKIERIILNLLSNSIKFISNGGKIIVNLYDKGDAIAISVKDTGIGIPEDKLNLIFDRFGQVDKTLARNKEGSGIGLSLVRSLVDMHNGTITVNSKFGEGSEFIIEFPVYITDIEDKGLENSMYQSSVERISIEFSDIYS
- a CDS encoding N-acetylmuramoyl-L-alanine amidase codes for the protein MKKFIIVIFLAIFLVSCSSKDLDSKKDDKYVKVEDSMSAFDKAKANSKKLSASEATEINAVTNIENKAQTNEKKNINYTICIDPGHQRKQITTPEPLAPGSNEKKPGVSSGATGISTKKEEYELNLEVSMILKGKLEAKGYNVVMTRTTNDVSLTNIDRAKIGNESNANLVVRIHADSNESSAVTGFSILYPSGEYAKGIEEESKKASEFIEKKMKESTGSLSRGIVPRSDMTGFNWSKVPSVIVEMGFLSNPNEDRLMSDKNYQDKITNGIIMGVESYLSNSK